Proteins from a genomic interval of Longimicrobium sp.:
- a CDS encoding pyridoxamine 5'-phosphate oxidase family protein has translation MSSTPKPHIRSLSREECESILARNHVGRLAYSWNEHLDIEPLHYVFDGEWLYGRTSHGAKLTATGELWRPVAFEVDEVEGIFSWRSVVVHGGLYTVTDDGPEWRQEAWRTGVELLRSLIPESFTSDDPMPARSVMFRIAAQDLTGREATPARGGAPV, from the coding sequence AATGCGAGAGCATCCTCGCGCGAAACCACGTGGGGCGCCTGGCGTACTCGTGGAACGAGCACCTGGACATCGAGCCGCTCCACTACGTCTTCGACGGCGAGTGGCTGTACGGGCGCACGTCGCACGGGGCCAAGCTCACGGCGACCGGGGAGCTGTGGCGGCCCGTGGCGTTCGAGGTGGACGAGGTGGAGGGAATCTTCAGCTGGCGCAGCGTGGTCGTGCACGGCGGGCTCTACACGGTCACGGACGACGGGCCGGAGTGGCGCCAGGAGGCGTGGCGCACCGGGGTGGAGCTGCTCCGGTCGCTGATCCCGGAATCCTTTACCTCCGACGATCCCATGCCCGCGCGGTCCGTGATGTTCCGCATCGCGGCGCAGGACCTTACCGGGCGCGAGGCGACCCCCGCCCGTGGGGGGGCGCCGGTCTAG